In Actinoplanes octamycinicus, the genomic window ACCGGCGCCGACAGCTACCAGGTCAACTGGGGTGACGGCACGGTCGGCGGCCTGACCCACGTCTACCGCAAGGGTGGCAGCTTCACGGTCACCGCGACCCCGGTGAACGCGGCCGGCGCCGGCAAGGCCGTCAAGGTCGGCTCGGTGCTGGTGGTCCAGGACATCCTCGCCCCGGTGGCCGGCCTCAGCCTGCCCCGGGACGCGGACCGGGCGGCCTCCTGGACGACGGTCAACGGCACGGTCATCGACCTGGGCGCGGGCGTGGACAGCGTCTCGGTGAAGCTGATCGAGCAGCGGTCCGGCAAGTGGTTCGCCTACGCGGCCGGCACGTGGACCGTCGCGGCCTCGGAGAAGGACGCGTCGGCCCGGGCCGAGGCGGTGACGGCGCAGCTCGACCCGTTCTTCGGGTGGCACGCGGCGGTCTCCGGCGTCGACAAGGGCACGCTGAAGGTCTCCTACTGGGCGACTGACAAGGCGGGCAACCGGTCGTTCGTGTCGACTCACACGCAGCGCATCAGCAAGTAGTCCGGTTCCTGGAAGCCCCCGTCGCGGTCGCGGCGGGGGCTTCCGCTGTTTTCCGCGCTGGGTGCTGCTCTGACTCCGCTTGGCTTGTGCTCAGCTCTCGCCCTGGCTCGTGCTCGGCTTCCGCGCTGGCTTGTGGTCAGCTTCCGCTTGGCTTGTGGTCAGCTTCCGCGCTGGCTTGTGGTCAGCTTCCGCGCTGGCTTGTGGTCAGCCGAAGGCGGCGTCGCAGTGGCGGATGAAGGCGGACAGAGCCGGACTTGTCCGGTCCTGCCAGACCAGCGCCAGCAGGGCCGGGATGTCGATCCCGTCGATCGGGATGCTGACCAGGTCCGGGTGCGCGGCGGCCATCGACTCGCTGAGCACCGCGACGCCCAGACCGCGCCGGGCCAGGCCGGCCACGGTGTCCGGCGAGGTGGCGACGAGCGCGACCTCCGGTCGCAGTCCGGTCCGCCCGGCGAAGGCCTTGTCGAGCACGTCACGGATGCCGGTCCCGACGGGCAGACAGATTGTTTCGTACGCCGTGAGCGCGGTGACCGTGACGCTGCCTCGCATCGCCAGCTCGCTGCCCGGCGCGGTCAGCGCCACCAGGCGCTCGCTCACGATGACCCGGGATTTCAGCTGGTCCGGTGGCTCGCCGGCCAGCCCGGCCAGGGCGACGTCGAGGCTGCCGGTGCGCACCCCGGCGACCAGGTGATCCGAGTTCGCCTCGGCCAGCTCCAGCTCGATCCCCGGATGCTCGTGATGGAACGCGGCGAGCGCGTCGAACAGCGGCGCCACCTCGCACCCGGTCACCATCCCGATGGTGAGCCGGCCCCGGACCAGCCCTTTGACGTCGTCGATCGCGTCGCGCAGGTCGAGGGTGGAGTCGAGCGCGGCCCGGGCGTGCCGCAGCGCCGCGGCGCCCGCCTCGGTGAGCCGGGCGACCCGGCCGCTGCGGTCGAAGAGCTCCGCGCCCAGCTCGTGCTCCAGCGCCTTGATCTGGGCGCTCACCCCGGACTGGGTGATGTGCACCCGGGCCGCGGCGCGGGTGAAGCTGCCGGTCTCGGCGACCGCGACGAAGTACTCCAACTGCCGCAGATCCATGAGTGGCGATTGTAGCTGGTATGAAAACCATTCGTTGGACTTGTAGGCGGCGCCGGGGCAGGGTGGAGTCATGAGCGAACGAGAGAAAGCAATGCACCCGGAGGACTTGACCCGTTTGTTCGTCGAGCGCGCCAATGCGAAAGACGCCGAGGGCCTGGCCCTGCTGTATGAGGAGGATGCCGTGATGGCCTATCCGCCCGGCAGCGAAACGGTCGGCCGCGCCGCGATCCAGAAACTCTGGGCCGAGCTGCTGCCGACAATGCCGGCCTTCGAGCCCGAGACGCCGCTGCCCACGCTGATCAGCGGCGACCTGGCCCTCACCTCGACCCCGCCGAGAGACGGGGCCGGGGCTCGGGCACAGGTCGTCCGCCGACAGCCTGATGGTTCGTGGTTGCGGGTGCTCGACCACCCGGAGCTGGGCCGGGCCTGACCTCAGATGGCCAGGCGCTGACCGACCCGGAGACGGTTCGGGCTGCTCAGCCGGCTCGCGTTGGCGCGGTAAAGCGCCTTCCA contains:
- a CDS encoding LysR family transcriptional regulator, which encodes MDLRQLEYFVAVAETGSFTRAAARVHITQSGVSAQIKALEHELGAELFDRSGRVARLTEAGAAALRHARAALDSTLDLRDAIDDVKGLVRGRLTIGMVTGCEVAPLFDALAAFHHEHPGIELELAEANSDHLVAGVRTGSLDVALAGLAGEPPDQLKSRVIVSERLVALTAPGSELAMRGSVTVTALTAYETICLPVGTGIRDVLDKAFAGRTGLRPEVALVATSPDTVAGLARRGLGVAVLSESMAAAHPDLVSIPIDGIDIPALLALVWQDRTSPALSAFIRHCDAAFG
- a CDS encoding YybH family protein, encoding MHPEDLTRLFVERANAKDAEGLALLYEEDAVMAYPPGSETVGRAAIQKLWAELLPTMPAFEPETPLPTLISGDLALTSTPPRDGAGARAQVVRRQPDGSWLRVLDHPELGRA